One Candidatus Binatia bacterium DNA window includes the following coding sequences:
- the lspA gene encoding lipoprotein signal peptidase has translation MGKHAFFGLVVAGVFVLDQTTKWYVARSFELHESLPVIEGFFHLTYVRNKGGAFGLLAGWDSGLRLPFFLVASALAIGFLFYFLRQLDERDRWGQFALGGIFGGALGNLVDRVRMGEVVDFFDFHFRGYAWPAFNIADSFITIGAVTLLFQSFFPRSGRH, from the coding sequence GTGGGTAAGCACGCGTTTTTCGGTCTCGTCGTGGCCGGGGTCTTCGTCCTCGACCAGACGACCAAGTGGTACGTGGCCCGGAGCTTCGAGCTCCACGAATCGCTTCCCGTGATCGAGGGGTTTTTCCACCTGACCTACGTTCGCAACAAAGGCGGCGCCTTCGGGCTCCTCGCGGGCTGGGACTCGGGGCTTCGCTTGCCCTTCTTTCTCGTCGCTTCGGCTCTCGCCATCGGTTTTCTTTTCTACTTTCTGCGGCAACTCGACGAGCGCGACCGCTGGGGGCAGTTCGCCCTCGGCGGGATTTTCGGGGGTGCACTCGGGAATCTGGTCGACCGGGTGCGGATGGGGGAGGTCGTCGATTTCTTCGACTTCCACTTCCGCGGCTACGCCTGGCCTGCCTTCAACATCGCGGACTCCTTCATCACGATCGGAGCCGTCACGCTGCTCTTCCAGTCGTTTTTCCCCCGATCGGGACGCCATTGA
- the aroK gene encoding shikimate kinase, with amino-acid sequence MKRKAEFIALTGFMGTGKTAVGRALAERLGWKFVDTDTRIEEMEGSSVAEIFARKGELYFRRREREVVERLVGEKKVVVATGGGTIVDPRNRELLRAAGPLVCLRASPEEIERRTQGPERPLLEGAANRSERIRTLLAEREAAYAGADYHVDTNGLEVEQVVEKILELLREGGN; translated from the coding sequence GTGAAACGGAAAGCCGAGTTCATCGCCCTCACCGGTTTCATGGGAACCGGGAAGACGGCCGTCGGCCGGGCCCTGGCCGAAAGGCTCGGTTGGAAATTCGTCGACACGGACACGCGGATCGAGGAGATGGAAGGATCGTCGGTGGCCGAAATCTTCGCGCGGAAGGGAGAGCTCTACTTCCGGCGGCGGGAACGGGAGGTCGTGGAAAGACTCGTCGGCGAGAAAAAGGTCGTGGTGGCCACGGGCGGCGGGACGATCGTCGACCCGAGAAATCGCGAGCTTCTCCGGGCGGCGGGACCTCTGGTGTGCCTGAGGGCCTCGCCGGAGGAGATCGAGCGGCGCACGCAAGGTCCCGAGCGTCCGCTTCTCGAGGGCGCCGCGAATCGGAGCGAGCGCATCCGCACGCTTCTTGCCGAACGCGAGGCCGCCTACGCGGGGGCGGACTACCACGTGGACACGAACGGTCTCGAAGTCGAGCAGGTGGTCGAGAAGATCCTCGAGCTCCTGCGGGAGGGGGGAAACTGA
- a CDS encoding ADP-ribose pyrophosphatase produces MNEALRFCCACGTALERRRFKEGEPERAVCPACGRVHYLDPKVAVGLVCAVGSGVVLVRRAIEPSYGKWVFPGGFVDRGESLEAAARRETREEIGVVAEVRDLVGVYSYEQNPVVLVVYRGRIVSGEPRAGDEALEVGIFAERDIPWDELGFRSTREALRDYFRSAERG; encoded by the coding sequence ATGAACGAAGCGCTTCGCTTCTGTTGCGCGTGCGGCACCGCCCTCGAACGGAGGAGGTTCAAGGAGGGCGAGCCGGAACGGGCTGTTTGCCCGGCCTGCGGGAGGGTCCACTACCTCGACCCGAAAGTGGCCGTCGGGCTCGTGTGCGCCGTAGGATCGGGCGTCGTCCTCGTCCGGCGGGCCATCGAGCCGTCGTACGGGAAGTGGGTGTTTCCCGGCGGCTTCGTCGATCGCGGCGAGAGTCTCGAAGCGGCCGCCAGGCGCGAGACGCGCGAGGAGATCGGTGTCGTGGCCGAGGTCCGGGATCTCGTCGGGGTGTACTCCTACGAGCAGAACCCGGTCGTTCTCGTCGTGTACCGGGGGCGGATCGTTTCGGGCGAGCCGAGGGCCGGGGACGAGGCTCTCGAGGTCGGGATTTTCGCCGAGCGTGACATCCCCTGGGACGAACTCGGCTTCCGGAGCACCCGCGAAGCGCTCCGCGACTACTTCCGCTCGGCCGAACGTGGCTAG
- the ileS gene encoding isoleucine--tRNA ligase, giving the protein MDYKATLNLPKTTFPMRANLPQREPEILRKWQEKNLYAALREKNRGKPRFVLHDGPPYANNHIHLGQALNKILKDFVVKFRSMTGYDAPYVPGWDCHGLPIELQVEKSGGLRRGSADVATILARCREHALRFVEIQREEFRRLGVLGDWERPYLTLDPHYEAAEIREFARFLAGGFVYRRKKPVYWCPSCVTALAEAEVEYADHVAHSVYVAFPVEPPFPPALSALRGRDVRVLAWTTTPWTLPANLALAFHPELSYVAAEVGERVFLLAEGLLEPTARAAGWQDVRVLARFRGAELEGGRARHPWIERESRFVLASYVTLEHGTGCVHIAPGHGSEDYETGTAYGLEIYSPVDQEGRFTDEVPELSGTFVFDADPKVLELLRERGALVAHDRYTHSYPHCWRCKKPVIFRATEQWFVSVEHENLRRRALEEIDRVRWIPSWGRERIRGMMETRPDWCISRQRAWGVPIVAVYCETCGELLATPELAEYVAARVEREGSGIWFTAPDSRVLPPDLACPRCRGRRFRREKDILDVWFDSGVSHAAVLESRPELGWPADLYLEGSDQHRGWFHTSLLTAVATRGGAPYRAVLTHGFFVDAEGRKMSKSLGNVVAPEEILRRHGAEILRLWVAATDYREDMRISPEILERLVEAYRRLRNTARFLLGNLYDFDPDRDAVAYDARALRELDRWALHRLSELVERCRDAYDRYEFHVVYHALNNFCAVDLSALYLDMTKDRLYCSLPRSTERRAAQTVQWHVLDALARVMAPVLSFTAEEIWEHAPAYRGKAESVFLAGFPELPAEFRDAALARKWERVLELRSSVTKKLEEARNRRVIHHPREAFVRISLDGKEDVLSPEELRELLTVSQVEVSSDGAELRVEVEPARGSKCERCWNFREEVGTDSRHPTLCGRCVRVVEQVLRG; this is encoded by the coding sequence ATGGATTACAAAGCGACGCTCAACCTCCCGAAAACCACCTTTCCGATGCGTGCCAACCTGCCGCAGCGGGAGCCCGAGATCCTCCGCAAGTGGCAGGAAAAAAACCTCTACGCCGCCCTTCGGGAGAAAAATCGCGGCAAGCCCAGGTTCGTCCTCCACGACGGGCCCCCTTACGCGAACAACCACATCCACCTCGGTCAGGCTCTCAACAAGATCCTCAAGGACTTCGTCGTGAAGTTCCGCAGCATGACGGGCTACGACGCCCCCTACGTTCCGGGCTGGGACTGCCACGGGCTTCCGATCGAGCTGCAGGTGGAAAAAAGCGGCGGACTCCGGCGCGGCTCGGCCGACGTGGCGACGATTCTCGCCCGCTGCCGCGAGCACGCGCTCCGCTTCGTCGAGATCCAGCGCGAGGAGTTTCGCCGTCTCGGCGTCCTCGGCGACTGGGAACGTCCCTACCTGACGCTCGACCCGCACTACGAGGCGGCCGAAATTCGGGAGTTCGCGCGCTTTCTCGCGGGAGGCTTCGTCTACCGGCGGAAAAAACCCGTCTACTGGTGCCCCTCCTGCGTCACGGCGCTCGCCGAGGCCGAAGTCGAGTACGCCGATCACGTGGCCCACTCGGTTTACGTCGCCTTCCCGGTCGAACCGCCTTTCCCGCCTGCCCTCTCGGCACTCCGAGGGCGCGACGTGCGAGTGCTCGCGTGGACAACGACTCCCTGGACGCTGCCGGCGAACCTCGCCCTGGCGTTCCATCCCGAGCTTTCCTACGTCGCAGCGGAAGTCGGCGAGCGCGTGTTCCTGCTCGCCGAAGGGCTCCTCGAGCCGACGGCGCGGGCGGCAGGATGGCAGGACGTTCGGGTCCTCGCCCGCTTCCGCGGCGCGGAGCTCGAGGGTGGAAGGGCCCGCCACCCCTGGATCGAGAGGGAATCGCGCTTCGTCCTGGCTTCCTACGTGACGCTCGAGCACGGCACCGGATGCGTCCACATCGCTCCGGGCCACGGTAGCGAGGACTACGAGACCGGAACTGCGTACGGCCTGGAGATCTACTCCCCGGTCGACCAGGAGGGCCGCTTCACGGACGAGGTTCCCGAGCTCTCCGGCACCTTCGTCTTCGACGCCGACCCGAAGGTGCTCGAGCTTTTGCGCGAGCGGGGAGCGCTCGTGGCCCACGATCGGTACACGCATTCCTACCCGCACTGCTGGCGGTGCAAGAAGCCGGTGATCTTCCGCGCCACCGAACAGTGGTTCGTTTCCGTCGAGCACGAGAATCTGCGCCGCCGGGCGCTCGAAGAAATCGACCGGGTGCGCTGGATCCCCTCGTGGGGGCGCGAACGCATTCGGGGGATGATGGAGACGCGCCCCGACTGGTGCATCTCGAGACAGCGAGCGTGGGGCGTGCCGATCGTGGCCGTCTACTGCGAGACGTGCGGAGAGCTTCTGGCCACGCCCGAGCTCGCGGAGTACGTGGCCGCCCGGGTGGAACGCGAGGGTTCCGGAATCTGGTTCACGGCCCCCGATTCCCGGGTGCTGCCCCCCGACCTCGCGTGCCCGAGGTGCCGAGGGCGCCGCTTCCGCCGGGAAAAAGACATCCTCGACGTCTGGTTCGACTCGGGGGTGAGCCACGCGGCCGTCCTGGAATCGCGGCCCGAGCTCGGCTGGCCGGCGGACCTCTACCTCGAGGGCAGCGACCAGCACCGAGGGTGGTTCCACACCTCGCTGCTCACGGCCGTCGCCACGCGCGGCGGGGCGCCCTACCGGGCCGTCCTCACCCACGGCTTTTTCGTCGACGCCGAAGGCCGCAAGATGTCGAAGTCGCTCGGGAACGTCGTGGCGCCCGAGGAGATCCTGCGGCGGCACGGGGCCGAGATCCTCCGGCTCTGGGTCGCCGCGACGGACTACCGGGAAGACATGCGGATCTCCCCCGAGATTCTCGAGCGACTCGTCGAAGCGTACCGGAGGCTCCGCAACACCGCGCGCTTTCTTCTCGGAAACCTCTACGATTTCGACCCCGACCGCGACGCCGTCGCGTACGACGCGCGCGCTCTCCGGGAGCTCGACCGCTGGGCCCTCCACAGGCTCTCGGAGCTCGTCGAACGCTGCCGGGACGCGTACGACCGGTACGAATTCCACGTCGTCTACCACGCGCTCAACAACTTCTGCGCCGTGGATCTCAGTGCCCTCTATCTGGACATGACGAAGGACCGCCTGTACTGCTCTCTCCCCCGGAGCACCGAACGCCGCGCGGCGCAAACCGTGCAGTGGCACGTCCTGGACGCGCTGGCCCGCGTCATGGCGCCGGTCCTGTCGTTCACGGCCGAAGAAATCTGGGAGCACGCGCCGGCCTATCGGGGGAAGGCGGAAAGCGTCTTTCTCGCGGGATTTCCGGAGCTTCCGGCCGAGTTCCGCGACGCGGCGCTCGCGCGGAAGTGGGAACGGGTTCTCGAGCTTCGCTCCTCGGTGACGAAGAAACTCGAGGAAGCCCGAAACCGCCGCGTCATCCACCACCCGAGAGAGGCCTTCGTGCGGATTTCGCTCGACGGAAAGGAGGACGTCCTCTCCCCGGAGGAGCTCCGGGAGCTGCTCACGGTCTCGCAGGTCGAAGTCTCGAGCGACGGGGCGGAGCTCCGCGTGGAGGTGGAGCCGGCGCGCGGCTCGAAGTGCGAGCGGTGCTGGAACTTCCGCGAAGAAGTGGGCACCGATTCCCGGCACCCGACCCTCTGCGGCCGCTGCGTTCGCGTCGTCGAACAGGTGCTCCGTGGGTAA
- a CDS encoding laccase domain protein: MARRALEVEAWRGLSAIRHGFYGRLGGRSRGAFAELDLSFEVGDAKECVEENWRIVREDLAPLEPVLPRQVHGFEVVEVEGPFSERPPCDALFTRRPGLALGVLTADCLPVLLVAPPSRAVAVVHAGWRGTAGDIVGRTVARMGVPPDSLFAALGPAIGGCCYEVGPEVVRALRSTYGTGVPGISRRAERTFVELRTVNRYALLRAGVRPDRIWEVGPCTRCASDLFFSHRGAGGAPTGRQLSFVAIAGRS; this comes from the coding sequence GTGGCTAGGCGAGCCCTCGAGGTCGAGGCCTGGCGCGGCCTCTCGGCGATCCGGCACGGGTTTTACGGCCGGCTCGGCGGGCGGAGCCGGGGAGCTTTCGCCGAGCTCGACCTGTCGTTCGAAGTCGGGGATGCGAAGGAGTGCGTGGAGGAAAACTGGAGGATCGTCCGCGAGGATCTCGCACCCCTCGAACCGGTTCTCCCGCGGCAAGTCCACGGTTTCGAGGTCGTCGAGGTCGAGGGTCCTTTCTCCGAAAGGCCTCCTTGCGATGCGCTCTTCACCAGACGGCCGGGCCTCGCACTCGGGGTGCTCACCGCGGACTGCCTTCCCGTTCTCCTGGTCGCACCGCCCTCCCGGGCCGTGGCCGTCGTTCACGCCGGCTGGCGGGGCACGGCAGGCGACATCGTGGGAAGAACGGTGGCCCGGATGGGCGTTCCGCCGGACTCTCTTTTTGCCGCGCTCGGTCCCGCGATCGGGGGGTGCTGCTACGAGGTCGGCCCCGAAGTGGTTCGGGCCCTGCGCTCGACGTACGGGACGGGCGTGCCGGGGATTTCGCGTCGTGCGGAGCGCACCTTCGTGGAGCTGCGTACCGTCAATCGTTACGCGCTGCTGCGCGCGGGCGTGCGGCCGGACCGAATCTGGGAGGTGGGTCCCTGCACCCGATGCGCCTCCGACCTTTTCTTTTCGCACCGCGGTGCCGGAGGCGCGCCGACGGGCCGGCAGCTTTCTTTCGTCGCGATCGCGGGCCGGTCCTGA
- the pcrA gene encoding DNA helicase, producing MLELDSQQREAVLAPDGPVLVVAGAGSGKTRVLTERIVRLVRDCGASPSSLFAVTFTNKAAREMRARVEARLGQEVRGIWLSTFHSLCARLLRIEGHRMGLAPNFVIYDENDQLQVVREVALSLDLHPELYPPGRLLRAIGRAKTEGRSPRDLPASDPSKARIASVYEAYQRRLSESGALDFDDLLLLPLRLFRENPDVLARYRERFRYVLVDEFQDTNRVQYRLVRLLAEEHRNLFAVGDDDQSIYRWRGADLRNILQFERDFPDARIFRLEQNYRSTATILAAAGAVISHNLSRHPKNLWTHNPPGEPIRLHAAEDERAEARFVVREILALRAKGHAYSDIAVFYRTNAQSRALEEELVRQHVPYRLVGSLRFYDRKEVKDLLAYLRVLANPDDELSLARILNVPPRGIGKTTSTTLQSTARAKGRRLFDLVLDPTPTGLAPPVARRVESFGSLLRRWSALAPESGVAPLLRTIVEETGYTGRLDDGSEEAAARLENVREFLGFCEEFDASYGGTLTEFLEQVALVADVDELPEQNDRLVLMTVHNSKGLEFPVVFVTGCEEGLFPHDRSSVDPEGLEEERRLFYVALTRARRRVFLSYAERRALFGRTGRALPSRFLREVPSELLAPCEEGATDSREVRVDRSDSQLPEEPPWVAASPRPAFPVGTRIRHATFGVGVVRKLEGSGEGTKALVHFREAGLKKLVLRLAPIERVDDEV from the coding sequence GTGCTCGAACTCGATTCCCAGCAACGAGAAGCCGTACTGGCACCGGACGGGCCGGTGCTCGTCGTCGCGGGAGCCGGGAGCGGGAAAACCCGCGTCCTGACCGAACGAATCGTCCGACTCGTCCGCGACTGCGGCGCTTCGCCCTCCTCCCTTTTTGCCGTCACGTTCACGAACAAGGCAGCCAGGGAAATGCGCGCGCGGGTCGAGGCGCGGCTCGGTCAGGAAGTCCGGGGCATCTGGCTTTCCACGTTCCACTCCCTTTGCGCCCGTCTCTTGCGGATCGAAGGCCACCGGATGGGCCTGGCTCCGAATTTCGTGATCTACGACGAGAACGATCAGCTGCAGGTCGTTCGAGAGGTCGCCCTCTCCCTCGACCTTCACCCCGAGCTCTACCCCCCGGGCCGCCTCCTCCGGGCGATCGGCCGCGCGAAAACGGAAGGGCGCAGCCCGCGGGATCTCCCGGCGTCGGATCCATCGAAGGCGCGGATCGCGTCGGTCTACGAAGCCTACCAGCGCCGCCTCTCGGAGTCGGGCGCCCTCGACTTCGACGACCTCCTGCTTCTCCCGCTCCGGCTTTTCCGGGAAAATCCCGACGTGCTCGCCCGCTACCGCGAGCGTTTCCGATACGTGCTGGTCGACGAGTTCCAGGACACGAACCGGGTACAGTACCGACTCGTGCGCCTTCTGGCGGAGGAGCATCGCAACCTTTTCGCCGTGGGTGACGACGACCAGTCGATCTACCGCTGGCGAGGAGCCGATCTCCGCAACATCCTGCAATTCGAACGAGACTTCCCGGACGCCCGAATTTTCCGGCTGGAACAGAACTACCGCTCGACCGCGACCATCCTCGCCGCCGCAGGCGCCGTGATCTCGCACAACCTCTCCCGGCACCCGAAAAACCTCTGGACGCACAATCCCCCGGGCGAGCCGATCCGGCTGCACGCCGCGGAAGACGAGCGGGCGGAAGCCAGGTTCGTGGTCCGGGAAATTCTCGCGCTCCGCGCGAAGGGACACGCGTACTCCGACATCGCCGTGTTCTACCGCACGAACGCACAGTCCCGGGCACTCGAAGAAGAGCTCGTCCGACAACACGTTCCCTACCGTCTCGTGGGGTCCCTCCGTTTCTACGACCGCAAGGAGGTGAAGGACCTCCTCGCCTACCTCCGGGTCCTCGCGAACCCCGACGACGAGCTTTCGCTCGCCCGCATCCTGAACGTGCCTCCCCGCGGGATCGGGAAGACCACGTCGACGACCCTCCAGAGCACGGCGCGGGCCAAGGGACGGCGTCTTTTCGACCTGGTCCTCGATCCGACTCCGACGGGGCTCGCCCCGCCCGTGGCCAGAAGGGTGGAGTCGTTCGGCTCCTTGCTCCGGCGCTGGTCCGCTCTCGCGCCCGAGAGCGGAGTGGCTCCGCTTTTGCGGACGATCGTCGAGGAAACCGGGTACACGGGCCGCCTCGACGACGGAAGCGAAGAGGCGGCGGCAAGACTCGAGAACGTCCGCGAATTTCTGGGCTTCTGCGAGGAATTCGACGCCTCGTACGGAGGGACGCTGACCGAGTTCCTCGAGCAGGTGGCGCTCGTGGCCGACGTGGACGAGCTACCGGAACAGAACGACCGCCTCGTGCTCATGACGGTCCACAACTCCAAGGGTCTCGAGTTCCCGGTGGTGTTCGTCACCGGGTGCGAGGAAGGCCTTTTCCCGCACGACCGCTCTTCCGTCGACCCCGAGGGGCTCGAGGAGGAAAGAAGGCTTTTCTACGTCGCGCTCACGCGCGCCCGCCGACGGGTTTTCCTCTCCTACGCGGAGCGGCGCGCGCTCTTCGGGCGCACGGGCAGGGCCCTCCCGTCCCGGTTTTTGCGGGAGGTTCCTTCCGAGCTCCTCGCACCCTGCGAAGAGGGAGCGACCGATTCGCGGGAAGTCCGGGTCGACCGTTCGGACTCGCAACTCCCCGAAGAGCCACCGTGGGTGGCGGCCTCTCCCCGGCCGGCCTTCCCGGTGGGAACCCGGATCCGGCACGCCACCTTCGGCGTGGGCGTCGTCCGGAAGCTCGAAGGAAGCGGAGAGGGTACGAAAGCCCTCGTCCACTTCCGCGAAGCGGGTCTGAAAAAGCTCGTCTTGCGTCTCGCCCCGATCGAGCGTGTCGACGACGAGGTCTGA
- the pilN gene encoding fimbrial protein, whose translation MIQVNLLPTREAQEAFAKRQQAAFVAFGVCVYLLALVIPYAYQKRELGILEVEMEALRAQLAEYAEKTKEARDLDKKVAELREKLRVIRSLDEKRVGPERVLADLAKACPEKLWLEEFSEEDGKATLVGWSLDNQTVAEFMRQLEVSPYFHGVDLSEATQPVDSGSQPRVVLRDGTDVRFSRFVITASVDYFGKDGVAETEKAREKQVETRPVTGPDEDADDVPRTS comes from the coding sequence ATGATCCAGGTCAACCTTCTCCCCACCCGGGAAGCGCAGGAAGCTTTCGCGAAAAGGCAGCAGGCGGCCTTCGTGGCTTTCGGCGTTTGCGTCTATCTCCTCGCCCTCGTGATCCCTTACGCCTACCAGAAGCGCGAGCTCGGCATTCTCGAGGTGGAGATGGAAGCACTCAGGGCCCAGCTCGCCGAGTACGCGGAGAAGACCAAGGAAGCGCGGGATCTCGACAAGAAGGTCGCCGAACTCCGCGAAAAACTTCGCGTCATCCGCTCGCTCGACGAAAAGCGGGTCGGGCCCGAGCGTGTCCTGGCGGACCTGGCGAAGGCCTGCCCGGAAAAGCTCTGGCTCGAGGAGTTCTCCGAAGAGGACGGGAAAGCCACGCTGGTCGGCTGGTCGCTCGACAACCAGACCGTGGCGGAATTCATGCGGCAGCTCGAGGTTTCGCCGTACTTCCACGGCGTCGACCTTTCCGAGGCCACGCAACCCGTGGATTCGGGTAGCCAGCCGCGGGTGGTGCTGCGCGACGGCACGGACGTTCGATTCAGCCGCTTCGTGATCACCGCCTCCGTGGACTACTTCGGCAAGGACGGGGTGGCGGAGACGGAAAAAGCCCGGGAAAAGCAGGTGGAAACCCGTCCCGTCACGGGGCCGGACGAAGACGCGGACGACGTGCCGAGGACGTCATGA
- the pilO gene encoding pilus assembly protein PilO: protein MMAILERFFELPLRQRVLFGLTLFLGSLFLYLSWFYWPLSAQVRERRELVENLKVRLERERKLAANLDRMRQIVAELDAALRKATAQLPDGKEIPELLSSISSLGREAGLEILVFRQEPERYQDFYAEVPVQIQAAGSYYQLASFFQKLGRLDRIVNVSGIRIREESVEGGNVRLTTQCSVTTYRFLDAEERERLAKKKEDGK, encoded by the coding sequence ATGATGGCCATCCTGGAACGCTTTTTCGAACTCCCCCTGCGGCAGCGTGTTCTTTTCGGCCTCACGCTGTTTCTCGGGAGTCTCTTTCTCTACCTGAGCTGGTTCTACTGGCCGCTCTCCGCGCAGGTCCGGGAAAGACGCGAACTCGTCGAGAACCTGAAGGTCCGCCTCGAGCGCGAAAGGAAACTGGCCGCGAACCTCGATCGCATGCGCCAGATCGTGGCCGAGCTCGACGCGGCCCTGCGCAAGGCGACGGCCCAGCTTCCCGACGGAAAAGAAATCCCGGAGCTTCTGAGTAGCATCTCTTCGCTCGGACGCGAGGCGGGGCTCGAGATCCTCGTGTTCCGCCAGGAGCCCGAGCGTTACCAGGACTTCTACGCGGAGGTGCCCGTGCAGATCCAGGCAGCCGGCTCCTACTACCAGCTCGCGAGCTTTTTCCAGAAGCTCGGTCGGCTCGACCGGATCGTCAACGTGAGCGGCATCCGCATCCGCGAAGAGAGCGTCGAGGGCGGAAACGTGAGACTCACCACGCAGTGCTCCGTCACGACGTATCGCTTCCTCGACGCCGAAGAGCGCGAGCGTCTGGCGAAGAAAAAGGAGGACGGAAAGTGA
- the pilM gene encoding pilus assembly protein PilM yields MNLGAFSEWKKRIGKFLTVSLSELNPLRSQEPYLCADIGSASIKLLEVRPAGGSVAVTAFGTAPTPPGAVHSSSVQDPSVVAEALRTVVEAKKMRARKAITAVPGPAVIIKRMSFPAQSPEELESAVLYEAGNFIPEDLENVSLDYQVVGTSEDGKRFEVLVVAAKRDIVMSYVDALRAAGLQPVVVDVDHFALENMYEANYDPGSANVVALVHIGARFSSINILKKGVSSFTGDVPVGGRDVSELLVRELGIEMADAETLKTGGSLRSVPPERAEEVLRSAAETLVDEIHHALGFFWTAATDEAIDVVYLSGGSVRIPGLAEILGQRLEVPVEVAKPFARIPHPGSPTFEEAAPVLAVVAGLATRRLDRNGSRS; encoded by the coding sequence ATGAATCTGGGGGCGTTTTCGGAGTGGAAAAAGCGAATCGGGAAGTTCCTCACGGTTTCCCTCTCGGAGCTGAACCCGCTTCGCTCCCAGGAGCCCTACCTCTGCGCGGACATCGGTTCGGCTTCGATCAAGCTCCTCGAGGTGCGGCCTGCCGGCGGCAGCGTAGCGGTGACGGCTTTCGGCACCGCGCCGACACCCCCTGGGGCGGTCCACAGTAGTTCGGTCCAGGACCCGTCCGTGGTCGCCGAAGCTCTTCGCACCGTCGTCGAAGCCAAGAAAATGCGAGCACGCAAGGCGATCACGGCCGTTCCGGGCCCTGCCGTGATCATCAAACGGATGAGCTTTCCCGCTCAGAGCCCCGAGGAACTCGAGAGCGCGGTCCTCTACGAGGCGGGCAACTTCATTCCCGAGGATCTCGAGAACGTGAGCCTCGACTACCAGGTCGTGGGAACGAGCGAGGACGGGAAGCGGTTCGAGGTGCTCGTCGTGGCGGCCAAGAGGGACATCGTGATGAGCTACGTCGACGCTCTCCGGGCCGCGGGGCTCCAGCCCGTCGTCGTCGACGTCGACCATTTCGCCCTCGAGAACATGTACGAAGCCAACTACGACCCGGGCTCCGCCAACGTCGTGGCTCTGGTCCACATCGGGGCGCGATTTTCGTCGATCAACATCCTGAAGAAAGGCGTTTCGAGCTTCACCGGCGACGTGCCGGTGGGTGGGCGCGACGTGAGCGAGCTTCTGGTTCGCGAGCTCGGGATCGAGATGGCGGATGCCGAGACCCTCAAGACGGGGGGATCGCTGCGCAGCGTGCCGCCGGAGCGGGCCGAGGAGGTTCTGCGCTCGGCTGCCGAGACGCTGGTCGACGAAATCCACCACGCCCTCGGGTTTTTCTGGACGGCGGCCACCGACGAGGCGATCGATGTCGTCTACCTGAGCGGAGGCTCGGTCCGCATTCCGGGGCTCGCCGAAATCCTCGGCCAGCGGCTCGAGGTGCCCGTGGAAGTCGCCAAGCCTTTCGCGCGCATCCCGCATCCCGGGAGCCCTACGTTCGAGGAAGCGGCCCCCGTGCTGGCCGTGGTGGCGGGGCTCGCGACGCGGAGGCTCGATCGGAACGGGAGCCGCTCATGA
- a CDS encoding 23S rRNA (uridine(2552)-2'-O)-methyltransferase: MRYEPKDSFYRKAKSRGYRSRAAYKLLELDRRYRILRPGDVVVDLGAWPGGWLRIAAERVGEKGRVVGVDRTPIEPLPFPWVSVVTGDILDENVRERLRELLGGDADVLLSDLSPRLSGVRDRDEEAMLELVRAALEVADRMLRRGGRGVFKLFTGSAQAEGVRALRERFSRVSTTRPEATRRGSSELYAVAFGFRR; the protein is encoded by the coding sequence GTGCGCTACGAGCCGAAGGATTCCTTTTATCGAAAGGCCAAGTCGCGTGGTTACCGGTCACGGGCGGCGTACAAACTCCTCGAGCTCGACCGCCGCTACCGCATCCTTCGACCGGGTGACGTGGTCGTCGACCTCGGCGCCTGGCCCGGGGGATGGCTCCGGATCGCGGCGGAGCGCGTGGGCGAAAAGGGGCGCGTGGTGGGTGTGGACCGGACGCCGATCGAACCCCTGCCGTTCCCGTGGGTTTCGGTCGTCACCGGAGACATCCTGGACGAAAATGTGCGGGAGCGGCTCCGCGAGCTCCTCGGAGGCGATGCGGATGTCCTTCTCTCCGACCTTTCTCCCCGCCTGAGCGGTGTCCGGGACAGGGACGAGGAGGCCATGCTCGAGCTCGTCCGGGCGGCGCTCGAGGTCGCCGATCGGATGCTGCGGCGAGGGGGACGGGGGGTCTTCAAGCTCTTCACGGGCTCTGCCCAGGCCGAGGGGGTCCGGGCCCTGAGAGAGCGGTTCTCCCGGGTTTCCACCACCCGGCCCGAGGCTACGCGGCGAGGTTCTTCGGAGCTTTACGCCGTCGCGTTCGGCTTTCGGCGCTAG